The following coding sequences are from one Cercospora beticola chromosome 4, complete sequence window:
- a CDS encoding uncharacterized protein (BUSCO:EOG092640ZF), with the protein MASRLVLVLGDLFIPDRAIDIPAKFKKLLTPGKISQILCLGNLTSPSVYHFLRNLAPDLQLVKGDFDIPLASTSAQDGPNTAPGAGFPIPTALSKVVTHGSLRIGFTHGDSIIPPGDPDALLIAARQMDVDVLCWGGTCKFEAYEMEGKFFVNPGSATGAVSWSDETLGGDDEDDANTPSFVLMDVQGDVLVLYVYQLKKDAEGNENVGVEKVSFRKNA; encoded by the exons ATGGCCTCGCGATTAGTACTGGTCCTTGGCGACCTGTTCATCCCCGATCGCGCAATC GACATTCCCGCAAAG TTCAAGAAACTTTTGACGCCTGGCAAGATCTCGCAGATTCTCTGCCTCGGAAACCTGACCTCGCCCTCCGTCTACCACTTCCTCCGCAACCTCGCACCCGATCTCCAACTCGTAAAGGGCGACTTTGATATTCCCCTTGCATCCACGAGCGCGCAAGATGGACCCAATACGGCTCCAGGCGCTGGCTTTCCCATTCCCACCGCGTTGAGCAAGGTCGTCACGCACGGCAGCTTGCGAATCGGCTTCACACACGGCGACAGTATCATTCCGCCCGGAGACCCCGATGCCCTGCTCATTGCCGCACGACAGATGGATGTGGATGTGCTATGTTGGGGTGGGACGTGCAAATTCGAAGCATACGAGATGGAGGGCAAATTCTTCGTCAACCCAGGCAGCGCAACTGGTGCTGTGTCGTGGTCAGACGAGACATTGGGCGgggatgatgaagacgacgccAACACTCCTTCGTTCGTGCTGATGGATGTACAAGGAGATGTTCTGGTGCTCTATGTATACCAGCTAAAGAAAGATGCCGAAGGGAACGAGAACGTGGGAGTGGAGAAAGTGTCCTTTCGGAAGAACGCATAG